In the genome of Candidatus Schekmanbacteria bacterium, the window CTTTCATCAGGGACAAGTTATAATCCCTATGCTTTTAAAAGCAAAAGAATTGCAGTTTGGCTTATATTCAACAGAATGATCGGAAGTGTAGTCATTGTACCAGTTATGGAGGAGCTTTTTTGGAGATCCTTCATTTTGCGATTTTTAATCAATCAAGATTTTAGAAAAGTTCCTATTGGAACATTTACATGGCCATCATTTATAATAAGTTCAATTCTTTTTGGTACAGAACATAACAGATGGCTTGCCGGAATCATTGCAGGTGCTATATACAATATTGTCCTTTATCAGAGGAAAGAACTGTCAGACTGTATTGCAGCCCACGCAATCACTAATTTTCTGTTGGGAGTCTTTGTGGTTTCATCAGGCTGTTATGAATTTTGGTAAAAAAATAACTATCCTTTGAAGAAGGTCCATATCCCTATCGCTACAAAAGCAATTCCAGCGATTTTAGACATAACTTTTTCATCAATCCAATTTGAAAGAATGGTGCCTGCAAATACGGCAATCGCAGATGCCACTGTCAAAGCAAAAGCAGCCCCTATGAAAACAACTATCTTGCTATTTTGAGCTTCAGAAGCATAAAGCAATGTTGCAAGTTGAGTCTTATCAGCAATTTCAGCAATAAACACTGTCCCAAAAACCGTCAGCAGAAGTTTAAAGTCCATTGATATCTCCTTTTTGGTTCATCGAAATTTACAAAAGAATTCTATTTCTCTTGTATTTTAATAGAATTTATTACTTTTAATAGAATTTATTACTTGGTAAGTTTAAGAAAAAAATT includes:
- a CDS encoding CAAX prenyl protease-related protein — its product is MPKKESLTNKLRPYYPYVLPFAVFMILTEIGNWIPDAIYYIYPLKTLVTAGILLYYWKYYKELNLSWTGFALFCGIAVFIIWVGIDDFYPKLSSGTSYNPYAFKSKRIAVWLIFNRMIGSVVIVPVMEELFWRSFILRFLINQDFRKVPIGTFTWPSFIISSILFGTEHNRWLAGIIAGAIYNIVLYQRKELSDCIAAHAITNFLLGVFVVSSGCYEFW
- a CDS encoding TMEM165/GDT1 family protein; protein product: MDFKLLLTVFGTVFIAEIADKTQLATLLYASEAQNSKIVVFIGAAFALTVASAIAVFAGTILSNWIDEKVMSKIAGIAFVAIGIWTFFKG